Proteins encoded together in one Ipomoea triloba cultivar NCNSP0323 chromosome 4, ASM357664v1 window:
- the LOC116016087 gene encoding TMV resistance protein N-like: MVVKATEIRNTRPPMCKSRVNLSYSKLFRSIEMKENKTKLARVRTYYLDKNAAKTLKYRRHQSELSCVLQIEFSGPVLTIAMEQPSFVSSSCGSSYDVFLSFRGEDVRKNFVDHLYGAIQQRGIYIFKDDEKLERGKSISPALEKAIEESSMAVVVFSEHYADSTWCLEELVKIMECMEVKGQMVVPIFYGVDPSTVRKQKGKFGEAFEGHEKTFEKEGEKVKKWRRVHEAKFIQKIVEDIMTKLGSTRSIDDPKLVGIEARMQKLYRLIGLESNDVRFVGIHGMSGIGKTTIARALYDKISMKFEGSSFIHEVRSESSKHGVVHLQQKLLSQILSVKDLKIDNVFEGKMMIQQRLRCKRVLIVLDDVDHRDQLETFVGNSDWFGVGSRIIITTKDKHLLISHKVSIMKYYKVGVLEEAESFQLFRQHAFNKQLMLPPTKEFEEVEAQVVHYAGGLPLALEVFGSLLYGRDIDEWRSEVGRLKEIPEDEILEKLKVSFIGLNKNTQRVFLDIACFFNGKKRTTITRILNSFNFHSDIGIKVLREKSLITISEGRVLMHQLIQEMGWSIVRQEALDDPKRYSRLWLSQDISQLLIGSEGTVNIQGIAFNLPVATDVKVSSEAFTHMAKLRLVKFHNVNASQAPNFLPGELRWLDWHGYPSKSLPATFEGQKLVSLKMQYSRVIQLWKGFKVLDNLKFMNLSHSQKLIRTPDFTGIPILETLILEECTSLVEIHASVGFLKNLVSLNLKDCVNLKRLPDSIHLEKLEIMILSGCFKLENFPKITGPMDCLLEVHAEATAIREVPSSIECLTNLRLIDVSNCKHLASLPISICRLKGVKAVILSGCSKFEKLPDELGEMECLEELYCDKTAIQELPSSISLLKKLKILSFGGCKPTQKSFLSRLLTAGGFEAIKASSPFPSLSGLSSLEKLDLSDCSMLDGGIILGDLRELHCLKVLNLSNNKFGCIPAESFVGLTRLLQLHLVGCGRLQSLPELPSSIIEVYADECPSLEGRSIDSLTKLNTQIYVVFHSLNVLNYLRIHVTGLSNDPNRRISVCFPGTVFPEWFTYKNWGNSLSVSLPQNWYNNKFMGFAFCLVSNFIGYRTSRKYCSITKNYGLDVKIISTARDGRHSLITATMGYNGVKQNLKSGLTCLCYKLLHSSHYNRNEWCQIEVSGYLDSVYTCIGMRLVYEDDVN, encoded by the exons ATGGTGGTTAAAGCCACTGAAATCCGCAATACAAGGCCTCCAATGTGCAAAAGTAGAGTTAATCTAAGCTATTCAAAGCTATTTAGGTCTATAGAAATGAAGGAGAACAAGACTAAGCTAGCTAGGGTTCGGACTTACTACTTAGACAAAAATGCAGCAAAAACGCTTAAATACAGA AGACATCAGAGTGAATTGAGCTGCGTACTGCAGATCGAGTTTTCCGGCCCTGTCTTAACCATTGCAATGGAACAACCTTCTTTTGTGTCTTCTTCATGTGGTTCCTCCTATGATGTTTTCTTGAGTTTCAGAGGAGAAGACGTTCGCAAGAATTTTGTTGATCATCTCTATGGTGCCATACAGCAAAGAGGGATTTACATTTTCAAAGACGACGAGAAGCTGGAAAGGGGAAAGTCCATCTCGCCCGCACTTGAGAAGGCAATTGAAGAATCGTCCATGGCGGTCGTCGTCTTCTCCGAGCACTATGCTGATTCGACATGGTGTTTGGAGGAGCTGGTGAAAATCATGGAGTGTATGGAGGTGAAAGGTCAGATGGTTGTTCCCATTTTCTATGGCGTGGATCCATCGACGGTGAGGAAACAGAAGGGAAAGTTTGGAGAAGCCTTTGAAGGACACGAGAAGACGTTTGAGAAGGAAGGAGAAAAGGTGAAAAAATGGAGGAGAGT GCATGAAGCAAAGTTTATCCAGAAAATTGTTGAAGATATCATGACTAAATTGGGTTCAACAAGGTCAATTGATGATCCAAAACTGGTTGGGATAGAGGCTCGTATGCAGAAACTGTATCGATTGATAGGCTTGGAGTCTAATGACGTTCGCTTTGTTGGAATACATGGGATGAGCGGGATTGGAAAGACAACTATTGCTAGAGCCCTTTATGACAAGATCTCGATGAAATTCGAAGGTTCTAGTTTTATCCATGAAGTTAGAAGCGAGTCGAGCAAACATGGTGTGGTGCACTTGCAACAGAAACTTCTATCTCAGATTCTTTCAGTAAAAGATTTGAAAATAGACAATGTCTTTGAAGGAAAAATGATGATACAACAAAGGCTTCGTTGCAAAAGAGTACTTATTGTTCTTGATGATGTCGATCACAGGGATCAATTGGAGACATTTGTCGGAAACAGTGATTGGTTTGGTGTTGGAAGTAGaatcatcataacaacaaagGATAAGCACTTGCTTATTAGCCACAAAGTCAGCATTATGAAATACTATAAAGTGGGTGTGCTAGAGGAAGCTGAAAGCTTTCAGCTCTTTAGGCAGCATGCATTTAATAAACAGCTGATGTTGCCCCCTACCAAGGAATTTGAGGAGGTCGAAGCTCAAGTGGTACACTATGCTGGAGGCCTTCCTTTGGCTCTTGAAGTTTTTGGCTCCCTCCTATATGGCAGAGATATTGATGAATGGAGAAGTGAAGTTGGCCGACTTAAGGAAATCCCAGAAGATGAGATTTTAGAGAAACTTAAAGTAAGTTTCATTGGTCTCAACAAAAACACACAAAGGGTTTTCCTAGACATTGCATGCTTCTTTAATGGGAAGAAGAGAACAACCATAACAAGAATACTTAATAGTTTCAACTTCCACTCCGACATTGGCATTAAGGTTCTCAGAGAGAAATCTCTAATAACTATTTCAGAAGGTCGTGTTTTGATGCATCAATTAATACAGGAAATGGGGTGGTCTATTGTTCGCCAAGAAGCTTTAGATGATCCCAAAAGATATAGCAGGTTGTGGCTATCCCAAGATATTTCTCAACTACTTATAGGAAGTGAG GGTACAGTAAACATCCAAGGTATAGCATTCAACTTGCCAGTTGCAACAGATGTGAAAGTTAGTAGTGAGGCCTTCACACACATGGCCAAGCTAAGACTTGTCAAATTTCACAATGTAAATGCTTCTCAGGCCCCTAATTTTCTCCCTGGCGAGTTAAGGTGGTTAGATTGGCACGGATATCCTTCAAAAAGTTTGCCTGCTACTTTCGAGGGACAAAAACTTGTTTCGCTTAAAATGCAATATAGCCGTGTCATACAACTTTGGAAAGGATTCAAG GTCCTAGACAATTTGAAGTTCATGAATCTGAGCCACTCTCAGAAACTAATTAGGACTCCAGATTTCACAGGAATCCCAATTCTTGAAACATTGATTCTAGAAGAGTGTACAAGTTTGGTAGAGATCCATGCTTCTGTTGGATTTCTGAAGAACCTTGTTTCACTTAACCTTAAGGACTGTGTAAATCTGAAGAGGCTTCCCGATAGCATTCATTTAGAAAAGCTTGAGATAATGATCCTTTCAGGCTGCTTCAAACTTgaaaattttccaaaaattaCAGGTCCCATGGATTGCTTGTTAGAAGTACATGCTGAGGCTACTGCTATAAGAGAAGTGCCATCATCAATCGAGTGCCTCACAAACCTGAGGTTAATAGATGTAAGCAATTGCAAGCATCTTGCAAGCCTTCCAATTAGCATTTGTAGATTGAAAGGTGTGAAAGCTGTGATTCTGTCTGGTTGTTCCAAGTTTGAGAAATTACCAGATGAATTGGGAGAAATGGAATGCTTAGAAGAGTTGTACTGTGACAAGACAGCAATCCAAGAGCTACCATCCTCCATTTCACTTCTCAAGAAACTCAAGATTTTATCATTTGGTGGATGCAAACCGACACAAAAGAGCTTCCTCTCTAGGCTGCTGACAGCAGGAGGTTTTGAAGCTATCAAGGCTTCTTCACCATTTCCTTCTCTATCTGGTTTATCTTCACTTGAAAAGCTGGATCTTAGTGATTGTAGTATGCTAGATGGAGGCATTATTCTTGGTGATCTTAGAGAGCTGCATTGTTTGAAAGTATTGAATCTTAGCAACAACAAGTTTGGTTGTATCCCAGCTGAATCCTTTGTTGGCCTCACTCGACTTTTGCAACTTCATCTAGTGGGATGTGGGAGGCTTCAAAGTTTGCCAGAGCTTCCATCTAGTATAATAGAGGTTTATGCAGATGAATGCCCCAGCTTAGAAGGCCGCAGCATAGATTCATTGACTAAATTAAATACCCAAATTTACGTTGTGTTTCATTCACTAAATGTGCTCAACTACTTGAGGATCCATGTTACG GGACTATCAAATGACCCAAATCGCAGGATTAGTGTCTGCTTTCCAGGCACGGTGTTTCCTGAGTGGTTTACCTATAAGAATTGGGGAAATTCACTATCGGTTAGCCTGCCTCAAAATTGGTACAATAACAAATTCATGGGATTTGCATTCTGTTTGGTTTCTAACTTCATAGGTTATCGAACAAGCAGGAAATATTGCAGTATAACTAAAAACTATGGACTTGATGTCAAAATCATTTCCACAGCTCGTGATGGTCGTCACTCACTTATTACAGCAACTATGGGCTATAATGGGGTTAAACAGAATCTGAAATCTGGGCTCACTTGTCTGTGCTATAAGTTACTTCATAGTAGTCATTATAATCGTAATGAATGGTGCCAAATTGAAGTTTCTGGTTATTTGGATTCGGTATATACTTGTATTGGAATGCGTCTTGTGTACGAGGATGATGTTAATTAA